ATCGTCTACTAAAAGAGTATTGCGGTAATGATGTGCCGAATCTTCGTTTCGAAGTTGGCAGCAAGCCAGTTTCTGCGCCACCAGCACCTAAGCCAGTTAAGACCGCAGCGGATGTTGCGGCTGAGTCTTCTGCACCTGCGCAGCTACAAGCGCGCCAACCTGTGCATAAAACCTGGGATGATGAAACAGAGGTCTCTGACATCAACCATCGTTCGAACGTCAACATCAAGCACAAGTTCAACAACTTCGTTGAAGGTAAGTCGAACCAACTTGGTCTTGCTGCGGCGCGTCAGGTCGCTGATAACCCTGGCGCAGCTTATAACCCACTATTCTTGTATGGTGGTACAGGTCTGGGTAAAACCCACTTATTACATGCAGTGGGCAATGCCATCGTAGATAACAAACCCAACGCGAAAGTGGTGTACATGCACTCGGAGCGTTTTGTTCAGGACATGGTTAAGGCGCTACAAAACAACGCGATTGAAGAATTTAAGCGCTACTACCGTAGTGTCGATGCGCTGCTTATCGATGATATTCAATTCTTCGCTAATAAAGAGCGCTCGCAAGAAGAGTTCTTCCATACCTTTAATGCGTTGCTTGAAGGCAATCAACAGATCATCCTGACATCGGATCGCTATCCTAAAGAGATCAACGGCGTAGAAGATCGCCTGAAATCTCGTTTTGGTTGGGGTTTGACTGTGGCTATCGAACCACCTGAGCTAGAAACTCGCGTGGCGATCTTGATGAAAAAAGCCGAAGACCATCAAATTCACTTAGCCGATGAAGTCGCCTTCTTTATTGCTAAACGCCTGCGTTCAAACGTTCGTGAGCTGGAAGGGGCACTAAACCGTGTTATCGCCAATGCGAACTTTACTGGTCGTCCAATTACCATCGATTTTGTTCGTGAAGCGCTACGTGACTTGCTGGCGTTGCAAGAGAAGTTGGTGACGATTGATAACATTCAAAAGACGGTTGCTGAATACTACAAGATTAAAGTGGCGGATCTGCTTTCTAAGCGACGTTCTCGCTCAGTCGCTCGCCCGCGTCAGTTGGCGATGGCGCTAGCCAAAGAGCTGACCAACCACAGCCTACCAGAGATTGGTGATGCGTTTGGTGGTCGTGACCACACTACCGTGTTGCACGCGTGTCGTAAAATCGCTCAGCTGCGTGAGGAAAGTCACGACATTAAGGAAGACTATTCCAACTTAATTCGCACGCTTTCTTCATAATAGTGGCATAATCACTATAATTAGCATTCAAGTTATTGTATTTCGCATATAAGTGGCATGGATTGCCATCTTTACGAAGAGTTATCTATGAAATTTACTATCGAACGTCACCACCTACTAAAGCCGCTACAACAAGTCTCTGGCGCACTGGGCGGTCGTCCTACATTACCTATTTTGGGCAACTTGCTACTTAAGGTAGAAGAAGGGGTACTTTCTCTTACTGCGACAGACCTAGAGGTTGAGCTGGTAAGTAAAGTAACGCTAGAGAGTGAGTTCGAAGCAGGCAGCGTAACGGTGCCTTCACGTAAGTTCCTCGATATCTGTCGTGGGCTACCCGATGACTCGACAATCACTATCGTACTAGAAGGCGATCGCGTACAAGTGCGCTCTGGTCGTAGCCGTTTCTCCCTTTCCACATTGCCAGCGAGCGATTTCCCAAATATTGAAGATTGGCAGCAAGAAGTGGCGGTGACGGTGACTCAAGCTGAGCTTAAGTCGCTGATCGACAAGACTCAGTTCTCAATGGCTAACCAAGATGTGCGTTACTACCTAAACGGTATGTTGTTTGAACTGGACCAAACAACATTGCGTTCAGTGGCGACCGATGGTCACCGTATGGCGGTAGCAACGGTGGCGCTAGAAGGCAGCTTTGACAACAAACAGATCATTGTGCCGCGAAAAGGTGTACAGGAGTTGTCTAAGCTTCTCGATGCGCCAGAGCAGCCAGTCACGCTGCAAATTGGCAGTTCTAACATCCGTGCTGAAGTGAACAACTATGTCTTCACTTCTAAGCTTGTTGATGGTCGTTTCCCCGATTATCGCCGTGTAATGCCGCAAAATACCGACAAAACACTCGAAACAAACTGTGATGAATTGCGTCAAGCGTTCTCCCGTGCCGCGATTCTGTCGAATGAGAAATTCCGCGGTGTTCGTGTCAACCTAGCGGACAACGAGATGCGCATTACGGCTAATAACCCAGAGCAAGAAGAAGCGGAAGAGATGCTCGACGTGAACTTCCAAGGTGACGCGCTCGAGATTGGTTTCAACGTTTCTTACGTTCTCGATGTACTTAACACGCTTCGCTGCGACCAAGTACGCATGTCGATGTCCAATGCCAACGCCAGTGCTTTGATTGAAAATAGCGAAGATGACAGTGCCATGTACGTGGTGATGCCAATTCGTCTCTAAGGCGAGCATGACGTTATGCCGCTTACGCGTTTAATCGTACAGCAATTTCGAAATATTAAAGCCTGTGATATCGAACTATCCACAGGCTTTAACTTTATTATTGGCCCCAACGGCAGTGGCAAAACCAGCTTGTTGGAGGCGATCTATTTGCTCGGTCATGGGCGCTCATTTAAGAGTTCGCTCACCGGCCGAGTGATACAAAATGACTGCCAAGAGCTGTTTGTACATGGCCGTTTTTTGAACTCGGATCAATTTGAGATACCCATTGGCATTAATAAGCAGCGCGATGGCTCAACTGAGGTTAAAATAGGCGGTCAATCTGGGCAAAAGTTAGCTCAGCTTGCCAAGGTATTGCCGCTGCAACTTATCCATCCTGAGGGCTTTGAATTGCTCACTGATGGCCCTAAGTTTCGCCGGGCATTTATCGATTGGGGTGTGTTCCATTCGGAACCCGGTTTTTTCGAAGCATGGGGGCGTTTTAAGCGCCTGAGCAAGCAGCGTAACGCGCTTCTGAAAACCGCGACCAGCTATCGAGAACTGAGTTATTGGGATAAAGATCTAGCCCAGCTTGCTGAGCAAATCGATGGTTGGCGCCACACTTATGTCGAGCAAATGAAAACCTTGGCCGAAGAAATGTGTCAGTCTTTTCTGCCAGAGTTTGAAATCAAACTCGGCTATTATCGTGGCTGGGAAAAAGACACGCCGTATGGCGAGCTCTTGGAACGTAACTTTGAGCGTGACCAGGGTTTGGGGTACACCTTTAGTGGCCCAAATAAAGCCGATTTAAGAATTAAAGTGAACAACACTCCTGTAGAGGATGTGTTGTCTCGTGGTCAGCTGAAATTGATGATGTGCGCGCTGCGCCTTGCGCAAGGGCAGCATCTTGCAGAGTTGACCGGAAAGCAATGTATCTATTTGATAGATGACTTTGCTTCAGAATTAGATAGCCTGCGTCGTAAACGCTTAGCGGATTACTTAAAACAGACTCAGGCTCAAGTTTTTGTAAGCTCTATTACCGAAAGCCAAGTTGCCGACATGATTGACGAAAATGGCAAGATGTTTCATGTGGAACATGGCACAATAGAGCAAGGTAAATAGTGAGAGAAACTCATGTCAGAAAATTACGATTCATCGAGTATTAAGGTACTAAAGGGTCTGGATGCGGTACGTAAGCGTCCAGGAATGTACATCGGCGACACGGACGATGGAACCGGTCTACACCACATGGTTTTTGAGGTGGTTGATAACTCAATTGATGAAGCGTTAGCAGGTCACTGTAACGACATTATCGTGACTATTCATGAGGACAACTCTGTTTCTGTAAGCGATGATGGTCGCGGTATCCCAACGGAAATGCACCCAGAAGAGCAAGTCTCTGCGGCAGAAGTTATCATGACGGTACTTCACGCGGGTGGTAAGTTCGATGACAACTCGTACAAGGTATCGGGTGGTCTGCACGGTGTAGGTGTATCGGTAGTAAACGCGCTGTCTAAACAAGTGACGCTGACTATCCATCGCGGCGGCCAAATCCATACTCAAACCTATCATCACGGTGAGCCAGAAGCGCCACTGACTGTGATTGGTGATACCGATAAGACAGGTACAGAGATCCGTTTCTGGCCAAGCGAAGAAACCTTCTCAAACGTCGAGTTCCACTACGATATTCTTGCCAAGCGTCTACGTGAACTGTCGTTCCTAAACTCAGGTGTATCGATCAAGCTCATCGATAAGCGCGAAGAAGACAAAATGGATCACTTCATGTTTGAAGGTGGTATCCAAGCGTTTGTTGAGCACCTAAACACCA
This window of the Vibrio maritimus genome carries:
- the dnaA gene encoding chromosomal replication initiator protein DnaA, with the protein product MSSSLWLQCSQRLQEELPATEFSMWVRPLQAELNDNTLTLFAPNRFVLDWVRDRYLNSINRLLKEYCGNDVPNLRFEVGSKPVSAPPAPKPVKTAADVAAESSAPAQLQARQPVHKTWDDETEVSDINHRSNVNIKHKFNNFVEGKSNQLGLAAARQVADNPGAAYNPLFLYGGTGLGKTHLLHAVGNAIVDNKPNAKVVYMHSERFVQDMVKALQNNAIEEFKRYYRSVDALLIDDIQFFANKERSQEEFFHTFNALLEGNQQIILTSDRYPKEINGVEDRLKSRFGWGLTVAIEPPELETRVAILMKKAEDHQIHLADEVAFFIAKRLRSNVRELEGALNRVIANANFTGRPITIDFVREALRDLLALQEKLVTIDNIQKTVAEYYKIKVADLLSKRRSRSVARPRQLAMALAKELTNHSLPEIGDAFGGRDHTTVLHACRKIAQLREESHDIKEDYSNLIRTLSS
- the dnaN gene encoding DNA polymerase III subunit beta produces the protein MKFTIERHHLLKPLQQVSGALGGRPTLPILGNLLLKVEEGVLSLTATDLEVELVSKVTLESEFEAGSVTVPSRKFLDICRGLPDDSTITIVLEGDRVQVRSGRSRFSLSTLPASDFPNIEDWQQEVAVTVTQAELKSLIDKTQFSMANQDVRYYLNGMLFELDQTTLRSVATDGHRMAVATVALEGSFDNKQIIVPRKGVQELSKLLDAPEQPVTLQIGSSNIRAEVNNYVFTSKLVDGRFPDYRRVMPQNTDKTLETNCDELRQAFSRAAILSNEKFRGVRVNLADNEMRITANNPEQEEAEEMLDVNFQGDALEIGFNVSYVLDVLNTLRCDQVRMSMSNANASALIENSEDDSAMYVVMPIRL
- the recF gene encoding DNA replication/repair protein RecF (All proteins in this family for which functions are known are DNA-binding proteins that assist the filamentation of RecA onto DNA for the initiation of recombination or recombinational repair.), coding for MPLTRLIVQQFRNIKACDIELSTGFNFIIGPNGSGKTSLLEAIYLLGHGRSFKSSLTGRVIQNDCQELFVHGRFLNSDQFEIPIGINKQRDGSTEVKIGGQSGQKLAQLAKVLPLQLIHPEGFELLTDGPKFRRAFIDWGVFHSEPGFFEAWGRFKRLSKQRNALLKTATSYRELSYWDKDLAQLAEQIDGWRHTYVEQMKTLAEEMCQSFLPEFEIKLGYYRGWEKDTPYGELLERNFERDQGLGYTFSGPNKADLRIKVNNTPVEDVLSRGQLKLMMCALRLAQGQHLAELTGKQCIYLIDDFASELDSLRRKRLADYLKQTQAQVFVSSITESQVADMIDENGKMFHVEHGTIEQGK